In a genomic window of Croceibacterium sp. TMG7-5b_MA50:
- a CDS encoding MotA/TolQ/ExbB proton channel family protein, which yields MLIDILAAAGGEGPENQFGFLEAMQQGGVIAWTILTVLVIMSVGSFYILITKLLEQNKILNQYKAIRTQFWRANTLSEGASKLDKNSAWRQIVDDALAAEAQHSKMTDSLEAHDWMHGSLARSEASINSKLAGGLPFLATVGATSPFVGLLGTVIGIYRALINIGLAGSASIDKVAGPVGEALIMTAIGLLVAVPAVLAYNWLQARNKRIAELLSGFSTDILANLTSRGAVKPALVSAPAAAKAPVSSAATKPTTATTTTAAPKV from the coding sequence ATGCTTATCGACATTCTGGCCGCCGCCGGCGGCGAAGGCCCGGAAAACCAGTTCGGCTTCCTGGAAGCCATGCAACAGGGCGGCGTGATCGCCTGGACCATTCTGACCGTGCTGGTCATCATGTCGGTCGGATCGTTCTACATCCTGATCACTAAGCTGCTGGAGCAGAACAAGATCCTGAACCAGTACAAGGCCATCCGCACGCAGTTTTGGCGCGCGAACACCCTGTCGGAAGGCGCCAGCAAGCTCGACAAGAACAGCGCATGGCGCCAGATCGTCGACGACGCGCTGGCCGCAGAGGCGCAGCACAGCAAGATGACCGACTCGCTGGAAGCGCATGACTGGATGCACGGTTCGCTGGCCCGGTCGGAAGCGTCGATCAACTCCAAGCTGGCGGGCGGCCTGCCGTTCCTCGCCACCGTGGGCGCCACCTCGCCGTTCGTCGGTCTGCTCGGCACCGTGATCGGCATCTACCGCGCGCTGATCAACATCGGTCTCGCCGGCTCCGCCTCCATCGACAAGGTCGCCGGCCCCGTCGGTGAAGCGCTGATCATGACCGCCATCGGTCTGCTGGTCGCCGTTCCCGCCGTGCTTGCCTACAACTGGCTGCAGGCGCGCAACAAGCGCATCGCCGAGCTGCTAAGCGGCTTCTCCACCGACATCCTGGCCAATCTCACCTCGCGCGGTGCGGTGAAGCCGGCTCTGGTGTCCGCCCCGGCCGCTGCCAAGGCTCCGGTGAGCTCCGCCGCCACCAAGCCGACGACCGCGACGACCACCACCGCCGCGCCGAAGGTCTGA
- a CDS encoding biopolymer transporter ExbD: MAISAGGGGGEQSMSDINTTPLVDVMLVLLIIFLIAVPVAIQTVEQLEIPIFESVESKDKVENLLLTVTTTDAAGNTAGVQRSGFTGAVREGECRVYINNTTLVDSQELYDQAFARLDGIVQRAGGADALAANPELIPQVHIRGDKDAPWRCVAGAIYNVQAAGYPTVGFISNPVDPNG; this comes from the coding sequence ATGGCCATTTCAGCAGGCGGAGGCGGCGGCGAACAGTCGATGTCGGACATCAACACCACGCCCCTCGTGGACGTGATGCTGGTGCTCCTGATCATCTTCCTGATCGCCGTCCCCGTCGCCATCCAGACGGTCGAGCAGCTGGAGATCCCGATCTTCGAATCCGTCGAATCGAAGGACAAGGTGGAAAACCTGCTGCTGACGGTGACCACCACCGATGCGGCCGGCAATACCGCCGGCGTGCAGCGCTCCGGCTTCACCGGCGCGGTCCGTGAAGGCGAATGCCGGGTCTACATTAACAACACCACGCTGGTGGACTCGCAGGAACTGTACGACCAGGCCTTTGCCCGGCTGGACGGGATCGTGCAGCGTGCCGGCGGCGCCGATGCGCTGGCGGCCAACCCCGAACTGATCCCACAGGTGCATATCCGCGGCGACAAGGATGCGCCGTGGCGCTGCGTGGCGGGTGCCATCTACAACGTCCAGGCGGCTGGCTACCCCACCGTGGGCTTCATTTCCAACCCGGTCGACCCCAACGGTTGA
- a CDS encoding biopolymer transporter ExbD produces MAMSGGKDDGAPMMEMNTTPLIDVLLVLLIMFIITIPVATHSVDIDLPTPSNNPPTDIDPIKNKIVLTPQGEIVWNGGLINENQLVTNLEATKAIQPEPELQFQPEADASYDQSSKVLNIIKGSGVTKFGFVGNEQFRQFGK; encoded by the coding sequence ATGGCGATGTCCGGCGGCAAGGACGACGGCGCCCCGATGATGGAAATGAACACGACGCCGTTGATCGACGTCCTGCTCGTGCTCCTCATCATGTTCATCATCACCATCCCTGTGGCGACGCACTCGGTCGACATCGACCTGCCGACCCCCAGCAACAACCCGCCCACCGACATCGACCCGATCAAGAACAAGATCGTGCTGACGCCGCAGGGCGAGATCGTCTGGAACGGCGGTCTCATCAACGAGAACCAGCTGGTCACCAATCTGGAAGCCACCAAGGCCATCCAGCCGGAGCCGGAACTGCAGTTCCAGCCGGAAGCGGATGCCAGCTACGACCAGTCCTCCAAGGTGCTCAACATCATCAAGGGCTCGGGCGTCACCAAGTTCGGCTTCGTGGGTAACGAGCAGTTCCGCCAGTTCGGCAAGTAA
- a CDS encoding ligase-associated DNA damage response DEXH box helicase: MDTPTLPLEIATWFAGRDWRVRRHQQEMFEAALAGDHALLVADTGAGKTLAGFLPTLAAFCPSGGTLPEGLHTLYVSPLKALAHDVQRNLMTPVAEMGLPLTVETRSGDTPSDRKKRQRSKPPNVLLTTPESLSLLLSYPDSLTLFAGLQRIVIDEVHAFATDKRGDLLALSLARLQAIAPGLQRAALSATLANPEAFRAWLAPWGEIDRVRLVHGEPGAPAEVEILLPQDARVPWGGHAAIWAIPQLYERIRANRITLIFANTRFLAEYVFKHLWDANEDTLPIGIHHGSLSKEARRKVEGAMARGELRALVATASLDLGIDWGDIDCVVQMGAPKGSSRLLQRIGRANHRLDIPSRALLVPGNRFEFLEATAAKEAVDEGRRDGEEFRPGSLDVLAQHVMACACAAPFDGAALLAEVRSTLSYAWLDEEAWDRVLQYVATGGYALRAYDKFRRIVQEADGTWRLSHPEQAARHRLNAGIIVDSEMLEVRFGGPNRPGRSLGRVEERFAAALRPGDTFQFAGVNVEVVQVQDMELFVRASTKAAMIPSYGGLRLPLTTHLADRVRAMLVDRAGWARFPDDVREWLEVQDWRSEMPGPETLLVESFPHAKREYTVYYTFIGWNANQSLGMLITKRMEERGLMPGGFVANDYSLAVWGLKPVDYPAPLLSPDILTHEFVDWVTQSHLLRRAFREVAVIGGLVERQHPGTRKSGRQVTFSTDLIYDVLRKYEPDHLLIQAAWADARSRMTDVGRLGDLLDSAAAQLTHVRLERVSPLAVPVMVMIGREALPQGSVDDDLLLEAESLAGEAMRGD; the protein is encoded by the coding sequence ATGGACACCCCCACGCTGCCGCTGGAAATCGCCACCTGGTTCGCCGGTCGGGATTGGCGCGTGCGACGGCACCAGCAGGAGATGTTCGAGGCGGCGCTCGCCGGCGACCACGCGCTGCTGGTGGCGGATACCGGCGCGGGCAAGACGCTGGCAGGGTTCCTGCCCACGCTGGCCGCCTTCTGCCCCAGCGGGGGAACGCTGCCGGAGGGACTGCACACGCTCTACGTCTCGCCATTGAAGGCGCTGGCGCATGATGTTCAGCGTAACCTGATGACCCCGGTGGCGGAGATGGGCCTGCCGCTGACGGTGGAGACCCGCAGCGGTGACACCCCGTCCGACCGCAAGAAGCGGCAACGCAGCAAGCCGCCGAACGTGCTGCTGACCACGCCCGAAAGCCTGTCCCTGCTGCTGTCCTATCCCGACAGCCTGACGCTGTTCGCCGGACTGCAGCGGATCGTCATCGACGAGGTTCACGCCTTCGCCACCGACAAGCGCGGCGACCTGCTGGCGCTCAGCCTCGCGCGGTTGCAGGCGATCGCACCTGGGCTGCAACGTGCCGCGCTGTCCGCCACGCTCGCCAATCCGGAGGCGTTCCGGGCCTGGCTGGCGCCGTGGGGGGAGATCGACCGGGTGCGGCTGGTCCACGGCGAACCAGGCGCCCCGGCGGAGGTGGAGATTCTGCTGCCGCAGGATGCGCGCGTGCCGTGGGGCGGCCATGCGGCGATCTGGGCGATTCCGCAGCTCTATGAACGTATCCGCGCCAACCGCATTACGCTGATCTTCGCCAATACCCGCTTCCTGGCGGAATACGTCTTCAAGCACCTGTGGGATGCGAACGAGGACACGCTGCCCATCGGCATCCACCATGGATCGCTCAGCAAGGAGGCGCGCCGCAAGGTGGAAGGCGCGATGGCGCGGGGCGAGCTGCGCGCGCTCGTCGCCACCGCCAGCCTGGATCTGGGGATCGATTGGGGCGACATCGACTGCGTGGTGCAGATGGGCGCGCCCAAGGGATCGAGCCGCCTGCTACAGCGGATCGGCCGCGCCAATCACCGGCTGGACATCCCCAGCCGCGCGCTGCTGGTGCCCGGCAACCGGTTCGAGTTCCTGGAGGCGACCGCCGCCAAGGAGGCGGTGGACGAGGGGCGGCGCGACGGGGAGGAGTTCCGCCCCGGCTCGCTCGACGTGCTGGCGCAGCACGTGATGGCCTGCGCCTGCGCCGCCCCGTTCGACGGCGCCGCCCTGCTGGCGGAGGTCCGCTCCACCCTGTCCTATGCCTGGCTGGATGAGGAGGCGTGGGACCGCGTGCTGCAATATGTCGCCACCGGCGGCTATGCTCTTCGCGCCTATGACAAGTTCCGGCGCATCGTGCAGGAGGCGGACGGGACATGGCGCCTCAGCCATCCGGAACAGGCCGCCCGCCATCGCCTGAATGCCGGCATCATCGTCGATTCGGAAATGCTGGAGGTCCGGTTTGGCGGACCTAACCGGCCGGGTCGCTCGCTCGGCCGGGTGGAGGAACGCTTCGCCGCCGCCCTGCGCCCTGGCGACACGTTCCAGTTCGCCGGCGTCAATGTGGAGGTGGTGCAGGTGCAGGATATGGAGCTGTTCGTGCGCGCCAGCACGAAGGCCGCCATGATCCCGTCCTATGGTGGCCTGCGCCTGCCGCTGACCACGCATCTGGCGGACCGCGTTCGCGCCATGCTGGTCGACCGCGCCGGCTGGGCGCGCTTCCCCGATGACGTGCGTGAATGGCTGGAGGTGCAGGACTGGCGCAGCGAGATGCCTGGGCCGGAGACGCTGCTGGTGGAAAGCTTCCCGCATGCGAAGCGCGAGTATACCGTCTACTACACGTTCATCGGCTGGAACGCGAACCAGTCGCTCGGCATGCTCATCACCAAGCGGATGGAGGAACGCGGGCTGATGCCCGGCGGCTTCGTCGCCAACGACTACTCGCTGGCGGTATGGGGGTTGAAGCCGGTGGACTATCCTGCGCCGCTGCTCTCGCCCGACATCCTGACACATGAATTTGTCGACTGGGTCACGCAATCGCACCTGCTGCGCCGCGCCTTCCGCGAGGTTGCGGTGATCGGCGGGCTGGTGGAACGCCAGCATCCCGGCACGCGCAAGAGCGGGCGGCAAGTGACCTTCTCGACCGACCTCATCTACGACGTGCTCAGGAAGTACGAGCCTGACCACCTGCTGATCCAGGCTGCCTGGGCCGATGCCCGGTCCCGCATGACGGATGTCGGGCGGCTGGGGGATCTGCTGGACAGTGCGGCGGCGCAGCTGACCCACGTTCGGCTGGAGCGTGTCAGTCCCCTGGCGGTGCCGGTCATGGTGATGATCGGGCGGGAGGCGCTGCCGCAGGGCTCCGTAGACGACGATCTGCTGCTGGAGGCGGAGAGCCTGGCGGGCGAGGCGATGCGCGGCGATTAG
- a CDS encoding BON domain-containing protein: MNRNYDRRDREHRYDNRQNEQFSDRDYGSGDSDRQFSQFGQMGEGRGWNHDDDDDYGSSRGRYGRGGGSRSYGGGQGYGQSRGYDTAQDGRSRGGYGAAQPTNREGGFGSFNSNYYGGADFAGPRQNRAPGTDYDSYGPYGASQGVGSFGAAPSRGGYSARGDDDRGFFDKAGDEVASWFGDRDAARRRDQDHRGSGPANYTRSDQRILEDVCDTITHDRMVDGRQIQVTVQDGEVTLDGTVTSRQQKRRAEDLTDDLSGVKHVQNNLRVKDSDDSSSRSFTRDSTGSTLA; this comes from the coding sequence ATGAACCGCAATTATGACCGCCGCGACCGCGAGCATCGTTACGACAACCGCCAGAACGAACAGTTCAGCGATCGTGATTATGGCAGCGGCGACAGCGATCGCCAGTTCAGCCAATTCGGCCAGATGGGTGAAGGTCGTGGCTGGAACCATGATGACGATGACGATTACGGCAGCAGCCGTGGCCGTTATGGGCGTGGCGGTGGCAGCCGCAGCTATGGCGGTGGCCAGGGCTACGGACAGTCGCGCGGTTACGACACGGCGCAGGACGGACGTTCGCGTGGCGGTTACGGCGCGGCGCAGCCCACCAACCGCGAAGGCGGGTTCGGCAGCTTCAACAGCAATTATTACGGTGGCGCCGATTTTGCCGGCCCGCGGCAGAACCGGGCGCCGGGCACCGATTACGACAGCTATGGTCCGTATGGAGCGAGCCAAGGCGTCGGCAGCTTCGGTGCGGCACCCTCCCGCGGCGGCTACAGCGCCCGTGGCGATGACGACCGTGGCTTCTTCGACAAGGCCGGGGACGAGGTGGCCAGCTGGTTCGGCGACCGCGACGCAGCCCGCCGCCGCGATCAGGATCACCGCGGTTCCGGGCCGGCGAACTACACCCGGTCCGACCAGCGTATCCTGGAAGATGTGTGCGACACCATCACCCATGACCGGATGGTGGATGGGCGCCAGATCCAGGTGACGGTGCAGGATGGCGAGGTGACGCTGGACGGCACGGTGACCAGCCGCCAGCAGAAGCGCCGGGCCGAAGACCTGACCGATGACCTGTCCGGCGTGAAGCACGTGCAGAACAACCTGCGCGTGAAGGACAGCGACGATAGCAGCAGCCGCTCCTTCACCCGCGACAGCACCGGCAGCACGCTGGCCTGA
- a CDS encoding diguanylate cyclase, with product MAGSGNIAADPRAAERSEALAALGLLDTQAERDFDTITQLAAELLGCPIALMSLIDTQRQWFKSRYGLQISETPLEQSFCRVPVRMDRPLVVADALADPQFRDNPLVRGDPNIRFYAGVPLRVATRPEGAPVPIGTLCAIDNQAREPSPQDLQVLETLARVLETLLAARVSEARARYVAEQYRLALTEQDRLHRQLQQAERMAQIGSWRYNLVDGSVEWSPQLYAIYELPVGKPMKADEAYSFFPPDDRDRLQGALEETVRTGRGFDVEVTMVTAMLEERRVRSLGEVETKDGEAVAVFGVFQDITDRHELEATLRHAAEVDDLTHLASRKRCTAQLDETIARSVEEGTPMALVLVDLDHFKAVNDRCGHAAGDDVLRRAGAALRASWLAGSFAGRLGGDEFVLLLTEQDLLADLPATLARLLGTLRQVVPCHGAPDGPLRVSGTLGAAWLAPDCADRAQLMSRADEALYRAKAHARGTGAIAGTDGIVMADVLPA from the coding sequence ATGGCTGGTTCCGGTAATATAGCGGCCGATCCCCGGGCGGCGGAGCGATCAGAGGCGCTGGCTGCGCTCGGTCTGCTGGACACCCAGGCGGAACGGGATTTCGACACGATCACCCAGCTCGCCGCGGAACTGCTCGGCTGTCCGATCGCGTTGATGTCGCTGATCGATACGCAACGGCAATGGTTCAAGTCGCGCTACGGTCTGCAGATCTCTGAAACGCCGCTGGAACAATCTTTCTGCCGCGTGCCGGTGCGCATGGATCGGCCGCTGGTCGTCGCAGACGCGCTGGCCGATCCGCAGTTCCGCGACAATCCGCTGGTACGGGGCGATCCCAACATCCGCTTCTATGCCGGCGTGCCGCTGCGCGTCGCCACCCGGCCGGAGGGCGCACCCGTGCCGATCGGCACGCTCTGCGCGATCGACAATCAGGCGCGGGAACCCAGCCCGCAGGATCTTCAGGTGCTGGAAACACTGGCGCGGGTGCTGGAAACCCTGCTCGCCGCCCGCGTGTCAGAGGCGCGGGCGCGGTACGTGGCCGAACAATACCGGCTGGCCCTGACGGAACAGGACCGGCTGCACCGCCAATTGCAGCAGGCCGAGCGCATGGCCCAGATCGGGTCGTGGCGCTACAACCTGGTCGATGGCAGCGTCGAATGGTCGCCGCAGCTTTACGCCATCTACGAACTACCCGTGGGCAAACCGATGAAGGCGGACGAGGCGTACAGCTTCTTCCCGCCGGATGACCGTGACCGACTGCAGGGCGCCCTGGAAGAAACGGTCAGGACCGGTCGCGGCTTCGATGTGGAAGTCACCATGGTCACCGCCATGCTGGAGGAGCGGCGGGTCCGGTCCTTGGGCGAGGTCGAGACCAAGGACGGCGAGGCCGTGGCGGTGTTCGGCGTGTTCCAGGACATCACCGACCGGCACGAGTTGGAGGCCACCCTGCGCCACGCGGCGGAGGTCGACGACCTGACCCATCTCGCCTCACGCAAGCGCTGCACCGCACAGTTGGACGAGACGATCGCCCGATCGGTGGAGGAAGGCACCCCGATGGCGCTGGTGCTGGTCGATCTCGACCACTTCAAGGCGGTGAACGACCGGTGCGGGCACGCGGCGGGTGACGACGTGCTGCGCCGCGCGGGTGCCGCGCTGCGGGCTTCGTGGCTCGCCGGTTCCTTCGCCGGGCGGCTTGGCGGGGATGAGTTCGTGCTGCTGTTGACGGAGCAGGATCTCCTGGCCGACCTGCCTGCCACGCTGGCGCGGCTGCTGGGCACGTTGCGGCAGGTGGTGCCCTGTCACGGTGCGCCTGACGGGCCGCTGCGGGTATCGGGCACGCTGGGCGCGGCCTGGCTGGCGCCTGACTGCGCCGACCGGGCGCAGCTGATGAGCCGGGCGGACGAGGCGCTGTACCGGGCCAAGGCACATGCCCGCGGCACCGGCGCGATCGCGGGGACGGACGGCATCGTCATGGCCGACGTGCTGCCCGCCTGA
- a CDS encoding host attachment protein yields MKIPHKAHVALVDGNRFLVLRNTGQMFEPSLEVVAQPELEATNFSAGIRHQDPAGQRTGATDLNELAHGAAAADWLNREAKAGEIDSVVIVADPKTLGEMRRHYHTELKDRISGELAKALTGEPIPTIEKVLAAA; encoded by the coding sequence ATGAAGATCCCGCACAAGGCCCATGTCGCACTGGTCGATGGCAACCGCTTCCTGGTGCTGCGCAACACCGGCCAGATGTTCGAACCGTCCCTGGAAGTGGTGGCCCAGCCCGAACTGGAAGCGACGAATTTCAGCGCGGGCATCCGCCATCAGGACCCTGCCGGGCAGCGTACGGGTGCCACCGACCTCAACGAATTGGCGCACGGCGCCGCGGCGGCCGACTGGCTGAACCGCGAGGCCAAGGCGGGTGAGATCGACAGCGTCGTGATCGTCGCCGACCCCAAGACGCTGGGCGAGATGCGCCGGCATTACCACACTGAATTGAAGGACCGCATCTCCGGGGAACTGGCCAAGGCTTTGACCGGGGAGCCGATCCCCACGATCGAGAAGGTGCTCGCCGCCGCCTGA
- a CDS encoding serine hydrolase yields the protein MGQPLQWGTMQIGTFARGAFAAFLALTSLAGGAGAAHAQTANGIALEAQFDTAFGTEVRAPRDYTASYEGVLQQQLARLADGSRGRIGLFAIDLATGQEVAVLGDQRFPMASTSKIAIAATFMEGVERGRWSLSSDFPLLLPVASKPFSSQVAPVRAGEHLSARQLIELMITRSSNTATDALLRAVGGPDAVNAWMRRAGITEFNLSRDIATLVRDDGEVNPATSIDTRDSATPRAMVQLIAGLHQGKWLSNSSRQVILGAMERCRTGTRRIPALLPAGVTVAHKTGSLNNTSSDIGIMTGPDGRTIAVAIYVTGQGTRPAREAKIANLARALYDGYAQQAVVASRQMVNAQY from the coding sequence ATGGGGCAGCCTTTACAATGGGGAACCATGCAGATCGGGACCTTCGCACGCGGTGCCTTCGCCGCCTTCCTGGCGCTCACGAGCCTGGCCGGTGGGGCCGGTGCGGCACACGCACAGACCGCCAACGGCATCGCGCTGGAGGCACAGTTCGACACCGCTTTCGGGACGGAAGTTCGCGCGCCACGCGACTACACCGCCAGCTATGAAGGCGTACTGCAGCAGCAGCTCGCCCGGTTGGCGGATGGTTCGCGCGGGCGAATCGGCCTGTTCGCGATCGATCTCGCCACCGGGCAGGAGGTCGCTGTATTGGGCGATCAGCGTTTCCCGATGGCTTCCACCAGCAAGATTGCCATCGCCGCCACCTTCATGGAAGGGGTGGAGCGAGGGCGATGGAGCCTGTCGAGCGACTTTCCCCTGCTGCTGCCCGTCGCCAGCAAGCCGTTCTCCAGCCAGGTCGCCCCGGTCCGCGCGGGCGAGCACCTGTCGGCTCGCCAGTTGATCGAACTGATGATCACCCGATCGTCCAACACCGCAACAGACGCGCTGCTGCGCGCTGTGGGTGGGCCGGACGCGGTCAATGCATGGATGCGCCGGGCGGGAATCACCGAATTCAACCTGTCCCGCGACATCGCCACGCTGGTTCGCGATGATGGCGAGGTGAACCCCGCCACCAGCATCGACACCCGCGACAGCGCCACCCCGCGTGCCATGGTGCAACTGATCGCCGGGTTGCATCAGGGCAAGTGGCTGTCGAACAGCAGCCGGCAGGTGATTTTGGGCGCGATGGAACGCTGCCGCACCGGCACCCGCCGCATCCCGGCGCTGCTGCCCGCGGGCGTGACTGTGGCGCACAAGACCGGATCGCTGAACAACACGTCGAGCGACATCGGCATCATGACCGGCCCGGACGGACGGACCATCGCCGTCGCGATCTACGTCACCGGCCAAGGTACGCGCCCGGCGCGGGAAGCAAAGATCGCCAATCTCGCCCGCGCATTGTACGACGGCTATGCCCAGCAGGCGGTGGTCGCCAGCCGGCAGATGGTGAACGCGCAATACTGA
- a CDS encoding integration host factor subunit beta: MIRSELVESLAADNPDLKAEEVEQIVDIFFDEIAMRLAEGGRVELRGFGTFTTRAREARTGRNPRTGDAVAVPAKRVPYFKPGKEMRERLNTD; encoded by the coding sequence ATGATACGCTCCGAACTCGTCGAGTCGCTCGCGGCCGACAATCCGGATCTGAAGGCCGAGGAGGTCGAACAGATCGTCGACATCTTCTTCGACGAGATCGCCATGCGTCTTGCCGAAGGCGGCCGGGTGGAACTGCGCGGTTTCGGCACCTTCACCACCCGCGCGCGGGAGGCCCGGACCGGCCGCAATCCGCGCACCGGCGATGCGGTGGCTGTGCCGGCGAAGCGCGTGCCTTACTTCAAGCCGGGCAAGGAAATGCGCGAGCGGCTGAACACCGATTGA
- a CDS encoding GntR family transcriptional regulator produces MVDNRPVYLRLREEIAAAIIDGRYAEGAMLPSVRAFAAQQGANPLTVAKAYQQFQADGLIRVQRGVGMFVREGAAEALLAAERAAFLAAEWPAIRARIARLGIALDDLLERV; encoded by the coding sequence ATGGTTGACAACCGCCCCGTCTACCTGCGCTTGCGGGAGGAGATCGCCGCCGCGATCATTGACGGGCGATATGCGGAAGGGGCGATGTTGCCGTCCGTCCGGGCGTTTGCCGCACAGCAGGGCGCCAATCCGCTGACGGTGGCCAAAGCGTACCAGCAGTTCCAGGCCGATGGGCTGATCCGGGTGCAGCGCGGCGTCGGCATGTTCGTGCGCGAAGGCGCGGCGGAGGCGCTGCTGGCGGCGGAGCGGGCCGCGTTCCTGGCGGCCGAATGGCCGGCGATCCGCGCCCGCATCGCACGCCTCGGTATCGCCCTCGACGATCTGCTGGAGCGGGTGTAG
- a CDS encoding peptide MFS transporter — MASAPTRAGDTGGTILGHPKGLFILFFAEMWERFSYYGMRALLIFYLTKHWLFSDGRASLIYGAYTSLVYITPVLGGWLADRYLGQRKAVVFGAVLLTFGHFLMAFEGNGGQTDPAINIFWLALSFIIMGTGFLKGNISTIVGKLYPRTDVRRDGAYTIFYMGINLGSFFGVLIAGYLGETYGWAYGFGAAGVGMLLGLVVFVLGRPMLMERAEAPDPAALRRRVAGAPLEWLLYGAGLAGVLLMWVLVQAQEVVGTLLLVSGAGLLLYIGWIAVTKLPREDRDRILVIIFLLLLQPVFWGLFEQAGASVSLFTDRHVDRTFLGQVIPTTWFQSVNAAFIIMLGPIFAALWTLLGRRGLEPSTPAKFGLAIVQVGLGFLVLVWGTQAAGVDTPTSLWLVVLLYFLHTTGELCLSPVGLSAMNRLAPWHMASLIMGAWFFATAGGNFVAGQISALAGAENAESGEGAKQVFLDVWTTTGWVAVGIGIAVLVVSPLVKRLMHLDSLRDFDRDGTGHDALGEDELAEPAAAGFHPATRRD, encoded by the coding sequence ATGGCATCAGCCCCCACCCGCGCAGGTGACACAGGCGGCACGATCCTGGGCCACCCCAAAGGCCTGTTTATCCTGTTCTTCGCCGAAATGTGGGAGCGTTTCTCCTACTACGGCATGCGGGCGTTGCTGATCTTCTACCTGACGAAGCACTGGCTGTTTTCCGACGGGCGCGCCTCGCTGATCTACGGGGCCTACACCTCTCTGGTCTACATCACCCCCGTGCTGGGCGGCTGGCTGGCGGATCGGTACCTGGGCCAGCGCAAGGCGGTGGTGTTCGGCGCGGTGTTGCTGACATTTGGCCATTTCCTGATGGCCTTCGAAGGGAACGGCGGGCAGACCGACCCGGCGATCAACATCTTCTGGCTGGCGCTCAGCTTCATCATCATGGGGACGGGGTTCCTGAAGGGGAACATCTCCACCATCGTGGGCAAGCTGTACCCGCGAACCGACGTCCGGCGCGACGGCGCGTACACGATATTCTACATGGGCATCAATCTCGGCAGCTTCTTCGGCGTGCTGATCGCCGGCTACCTGGGTGAAACCTATGGCTGGGCTTACGGCTTCGGCGCGGCGGGCGTCGGCATGTTGCTGGGACTAGTGGTCTTCGTACTGGGCCGGCCGATGCTGATGGAGCGGGCAGAGGCGCCTGATCCGGCCGCGCTGCGCCGCCGGGTCGCGGGCGCGCCGCTGGAATGGCTGCTGTATGGCGCGGGCCTTGCCGGCGTGCTGCTGATGTGGGTGCTGGTGCAGGCGCAGGAGGTGGTCGGCACGCTGCTGCTGGTATCGGGCGCGGGCCTGCTGCTGTATATCGGCTGGATCGCGGTGACGAAGCTGCCGCGCGAAGATCGCGATCGCATTCTGGTGATCATCTTCCTGCTGCTGCTGCAACCGGTGTTCTGGGGCCTGTTCGAACAGGCGGGCGCCAGCGTCAGCCTGTTCACCGACCGGCATGTCGACCGTACTTTCCTGGGGCAGGTCATCCCCACCACCTGGTTCCAGTCGGTCAACGCCGCCTTCATCATCATGCTGGGCCCGATCTTCGCCGCGCTGTGGACGTTGCTGGGCCGGCGCGGGCTGGAACCGTCCACCCCCGCCAAGTTCGGCTTGGCCATCGTGCAGGTGGGGCTCGGCTTTCTGGTGCTGGTCTGGGGCACGCAGGCGGCGGGCGTCGATACGCCGACCAGCCTGTGGCTGGTCGTGCTGCTCTATTTCCTGCACACCACGGGCGAACTGTGCCTCAGCCCCGTGGGCCTGTCCGCGATGAACCGGCTGGCGCCCTGGCACATGGCGAGCCTGATCATGGGCGCCTGGTTCTTCGCCACTGCCGGGGGCAATTTCGTCGCCGGGCAGATCAGTGCGCTGGCAGGCGCCGAAAATGCCGAAAGCGGCGAAGGTGCCAAGCAGGTGTTCCTCGACGTGTGGACGACGACCGGTTGGGTTGCCGTGGGCATCGGTATCGCGGTGCTGGTGGTCAGCCCGCTGGTGAAGCGCCTGATGCACCTCGACTCGCTGCGCGACTTCGACCGCGATGGGACGGGCCACGATGCGTTGGGAGAGGACGAGCTGGCAGAGCCGGCGGCCGCCGGCTTCCACCCGGCGACCCGGCGGGATTGA